One window from the genome of Diorhabda sublineata isolate icDioSubl1.1 chromosome 10, icDioSubl1.1, whole genome shotgun sequence encodes:
- the LOC130449582 gene encoding uncharacterized protein LOC130449582 — translation MINTRRLYTLEEDNLILEWIVKTKLFYTLRGKNFWMDLSRSNLFEGRSWQSLQNRFEKKVFPDITNPKYTISDLDKAKIILAWQQTADNYDSNESNMDEITDVEQNDEDTDTDAEKDINCETSSDSENDHVTSSVRSS, via the exons atgattaatACTCGGCGACTTTATACATTAGAGGAAGATAATTTGATACTGGAATGGAtagtaaaaacaaaacttttctaTACTTTGAGAGGTAAAAATTTTTGGATGGATCTCTCCCGTTCTAACTTATTTGAAGGTAGAAGTTGGCAAAGTCTCCAAAATCGATTTGAGAAAAAG GTTTTTCCAGATATTACGAATCCTAAATATACAATATCTGATTTGGATAAAGCTAAGATTATCTTAGCTTGGCAACAAACTGCAGATAATTATGATAGTAATGAGAGCAACATGGATGAGATTACTGATGTAGAACAAAACGATGAAGATACCGATACAGATGccgaaaaagatataaattgtGAAACATCATCTGATTCTGAAAATGACCACGTAACTAGTTCTGTACGTAGTTCTTAA